In Nerophis lumbriciformis linkage group LG12, RoL_Nlum_v2.1, whole genome shotgun sequence, a single genomic region encodes these proteins:
- the LOC133595918 gene encoding microprocessor complex subunit DGCR8-like, with protein MELDDVLPPLPLEPPNDFGQTEGQAPPPPPLQTSSDAEVMDVSSGGDGYICTPGEGDIEPPQPLDIGTVAFCSQPSNEVTYNPPCPKTGRHAPPVNKFLPNLKLLRDVKIRVSFTESSSSKDRKVLYTGEGQERRADDALENLNGELDFSSDQEVAEGSSAMAFGASRVEEAQVDLEDKVEYAVLDELDDLYENFVNNEDGENGGFKSEVIIQQEQADDEAMAFSYEEEFDNDVDALLEEGMPVPKKMRLAEDKNVGDSDHQSDEEGGVQPMMTKIKTVLKSRGRPPTEPLPDGWIMTFHNSGIPVYLHRETRVVTWSRPYFLGTGSIRKHDPPTSSIPCLHYKNMKDREEKELNGEMALRAEESLKKSSAEANGEELAGEPDNTAGVQVDTPAPCLADAGLDCDVTTNHTQPAKEALPWDIAQGALGQVRAKVEVCKDESIELEDFRLYLVKCFDFEQVTVKKFRTWAERRQFNRDMKRKQAESERPILPANQKLITLSVQDAPTKKEFVINPNGKSEVCILHEYMQRVLKVRPVYNFFECENPSEPFGASVIIDGVTYGTGTASSKKLAKNKAARATLEILIPDFVKQTSEEKPAEADELEYFNHISIEDSRVYELTNKAGLLSPYQILHECLKRNHGMGDTSIKFEVIPGKNQKSEYVMTCGKHTVRGWCKNKRVGKQLASQKILQMLHPHVKNWGSLLRMYGRESNKMVKKESSDKSVIELQQFAKKNKPNLHILNKLQEEMRKLAAHREETRKKPKMTIMESAQPGSEPLCTVDV; from the exons ATGGAGCTAGATGACGTTCTACCCCCTCTCCCTTTGGAGCCCCCCAATGATTTTGGCCAAACTGAGGGCCAAGCACCTCCACCACCTCCCCTGCAAACGTCCAGTGACGCAGAGGTAATGGACGTTAGCTCTGGTGGTGATGGATACATATGCACCCCAGGGGAAGGGGACATCGAACCACCGCAGCCCCTCGACATTGGCACAGTTGCTTTCTGTAGCCAGCCCTCGAACGAGGTCACTTACAACCCGCCGTGCCCCAAAACGGGCCGCCACGCGCCCCCCGTCAACAAGTTTCTTCCAAACCTCAAGCTGCTTCGAGACGTTAAGATTCGCGTCAGCTTCACCGAAAGCAGCAGTAGCAAAGACAGGAAGGTTTTATATACAGGCGAAGGGCAAGAGCGGCGTGCCGACGACGCTTTAGAAAACCTCAATGGTGAGTTGGATTTCTCAAGTGATCAGGAGGTCGCTGAGGGTAGCTCGGCAATGGCATTCGGAGCGAGTAGGGTTGAGGAAGCGCAGGTAGACCTTGAGGACAAAGTAGAGTACGCTGTCCTAGATGAGTTGGATGACCTCTATGAGAATTTTGTCAATAATGAAGATGGAGAGAATGGCGGTTTTAAATCTGAGGTCATAATTCAGCAAGAGCAAGCAGATGATGAGGCCATGGCTTTCTCGTATGAG GAGGAGTTTGACAATGATGTCGATGCCTTGTTGGAGGAGGGAATGCCAGTCCCAAAAAAGATGCGTCTGGCAGAAGACAAGAATGTTGGTGACAGTGATCACCAGTCAGATGAAGAAGGTGGTGTTCAGCCCATGATGACCAAAATTAAAACTGTCCTTAAAA gtcGGGGACGTCCACCCACCGAGCCTCTTCCTGATGGCTGGATCATGACATTCCACAACTCGGGCATTCCGGTGTACCTGCACAGAGAGACCAGAGTAGTAACTTGGTCCAGGCCCTACTTCCTTGGGACTGGCAGCATAAGG AAACATGACCCTCCAACCAGCAGCATCCCCTGCTTACACTATAAGAACATGAAGGATCGAGAGGAGAAAGAACTGAATGGTGAGATGGCTCTTCGAGCTGAAGAATCTCTTAAAAAGTCAAGCGCGGAGGCAAATGGTGAAGAACTTGCAGGGGAGCCCGACAACACCGCCGGGGTGCAGGTTGATACACCTGCACCCTGTCTTGCTGATGCTGGCTTAGATTGTGATGTGACCACCAACCACACCCAGCCTGCTAAAGAGGCCCTGCCATGGGACATTGCCCAAGGAGCCTTAGGACAAGTCAGGGCAAAAGTTGAGGTGTGCAAGGATGAGTCAATAG AACTTGAAGACTTTCGCCTGTACCTGGTAAAGTGCTTTGACTTTGAACAAGTGACCGTGAAGAAGTTCCGCACATGGGCTGAGCGACGACAGTTTAACAGAGACATGAAGAGGAAACAGGCTGAGTCGGAGAGGCCTATCCTGCCTGCAAACCAGAAACTCATCACACTGTCAGTCCAAGATGCCCCCACTAAGAaag AATTTGTCATCAATCCCAATGGGAAGTCTGAAGTTTGCATCCTGCATGAATATATGCAGCGTGTCCTAAAAGTTCGTCCTGTTTACAACTTCTTTGAATGTG AGAACCCAAGTGAACCCTTTGGTGCGTCAGTCATTATAGACGGAGTCACTTACGGCACAGGCACTGCAAGTAGTAAAAAACTTGCCAAGAATAAAGCTG CAAGAGCCACACTGGAAATTCTTATCCCGGACTTTGTGAAGCAGACTTCTGAGGAAAAGCCTGCAGAGGCAGATGAACTAGAG TATTTTAACCATATCAGTATAGAAGACTCGAGAGTGTACGAGCTGACCAACAAAGCGGGGCTCCTTTCGCCATATCAGATTCTTCATGAGTGCCTTAAAAG AAATCATGGAATGGGAGATACCAGCATTAAATTTGAGGTGATTCCGGGGAAGAATCAGAAGAGTGAATATGTGATGACTTGTGGGAAGCATACTGTGCGTGGTTGGT GCAAGAACAAGAGGGTTGGTAAACAGTTGGCCTCACAGAAGATTTTGCAGATGCTTCATCCTCATGTGAAGAACTGGGGCTCACTGCTGCGAATGTATGGCCGCGAAAGCAACAAGATGGTCAAGAAG